Proteins co-encoded in one Sporohalobacter salinus genomic window:
- a CDS encoding M67 family metallopeptidase, giving the protein MIIKLSEQEYHKILKQAEDEFPKEACGLMAGLKREDEIEITEAFPMTNVDDSAEHFSMNPEEQFAVVKEIRAKDYELIGNYHSHPYTPSRPSKEDKRLAYDEDKIYFILSLKDEEPVLKAFEIMDQQHVTEIELEIVDSV; this is encoded by the coding sequence ATGATTATCAAGCTATCTGAACAGGAGTATCATAAGATTTTAAAGCAAGCTGAAGATGAATTTCCTAAAGAAGCCTGTGGTTTAATGGCAGGTTTAAAAAGGGAAGATGAAATAGAAATTACCGAAGCGTTTCCGATGACTAATGTTGATGATTCAGCAGAACATTTTTCCATGAATCCAGAAGAACAATTTGCTGTGGTCAAGGAAATTCGAGCTAAGGATTATGAATTGATTGGTAATTATCATTCCCATCCTTATACTCCTTCTAGACCTTCAAAAGAAGATAAAAGATTGGCTTATGACGAGGATAAGATTTATTTTATTCTTTCATTAAAGGATGAGGAGCCGGTGTTAAAGGCATTTGAAATCATGGACCAACAACATGTAACAGAAATAGAGCTTGAAATAGTTGACAGTGTATAG
- a CDS encoding HesA/MoeB/ThiF family protein, translated as MDFTEAQLERYSRHIILEDVGVEGQQKLLDSAVLVIGTGGLGTPAAQFLAAAGVGKIGLVDADQVELSNLQRQILHHTSDVGKLKVESSKEKINSMNPDVKVQTYPNYLYSENIKEVIADYDFIIDGTDNFPAKFLINDACVMEDKPFSHAGIIKFSGQTMTVVPEEDSACYRCAFPEPPKPDVVPSCKEAGVIGVMGGVIGTIQAAEAIKYILGKGELLTGKLLTYDALKMDFRKVDINKRDSCKICSEDPEITELIDYEQGGCEL; from the coding sequence ATTGATTTCACTGAAGCACAACTGGAAAGGTACTCTAGACATATTATTTTAGAGGATGTTGGTGTTGAAGGTCAACAGAAATTGTTAGATTCAGCAGTACTTGTTATTGGAACTGGAGGTTTAGGTACTCCGGCTGCTCAATTTTTAGCAGCAGCCGGAGTAGGTAAAATAGGCTTAGTTGATGCCGATCAGGTGGAATTATCTAATTTACAACGCCAAATATTACATCATACTTCTGATGTAGGAAAACTAAAAGTAGAATCATCAAAAGAAAAGATAAATAGTATGAATCCTGATGTGAAGGTACAAACTTACCCTAATTACTTATATTCTGAAAATATCAAAGAAGTAATTGCAGACTATGATTTTATTATTGATGGTACTGATAATTTTCCGGCTAAATTTTTAATCAATGATGCCTGTGTGATGGAAGATAAACCTTTTTCTCATGCGGGAATTATTAAATTCAGCGGTCAGACTATGACAGTAGTGCCTGAAGAAGATTCCGCTTGTTATCGTTGTGCTTTTCCTGAGCCACCAAAACCTGATGTTGTCCCGTCTTGTAAAGAGGCAGGAGTTATTGGAGTAATGGGCGGTGTGATTGGAACTATTCAAGCTGCGGAAGCAATTAAGTATATTCTGGGCAAAGGAGAACTATTAACAGGAAAATTATTGACTTATGATGCATTAAAGATGGATTTTAGGAAAGTTGATATTAATAAACGAGATAGCTGTAAAATTTGTAGTGAAGACCCAGAGATTACTGAATTAATAGATTATGAACAAGGTGGTTGTGAACTATGA
- the thiS gene encoding sulfur carrier protein ThiS, producing MQIKVNGKPVELKEEITVVELLKKEDVDMPEMVSVELNGEILPKEQFETKVLHSGDEVEFLYFMGGGAND from the coding sequence ATGCAAATCAAAGTTAATGGTAAACCGGTAGAATTAAAAGAGGAAATAACAGTAGTAGAATTGTTAAAAAAAGAGGATGTTGATATGCCGGAGATGGTTTCGGTAGAGTTAAATGGAGAAATCTTGCCTAAAGAGCAGTTTGAAACGAAAGTTTTACACTCAGGAGATGAAGTGGAGTTTCTATATTTTATGGGCGGTGGTGCTAATGATTGA
- the cysK gene encoding cysteine synthase A yields the protein MKKVSNIAQLVGDTSIVKLNRIIDENGADIYLKLESFNPGGSVKDRIALNMIETAEEEGKLESGGTIIEPTSGNTGIGLALIGAAKGYNVILTMPDSMSKERRKLLSAYGAEIVLTPGSEGMPGAIEKAEELVADNDSYFMPQQFANPANPQIHRETTAQEILEAMGGNLDAFVAGVGTGGTITGVGEVLKEELDSVKVIAVEPIDSPVINGGEPGPHKIQGIGAGFIPDVLNVELLDKTVQISNDEAMETARQLAAEEGILAGISSGAAVAAAIRIAKELGSDKQVLTIAPDTGERYLSMSLFETE from the coding sequence ATGAAAAAAGTAAGTAACATAGCTCAGTTAGTAGGAGATACATCAATAGTAAAATTAAATCGAATTATTGATGAAAATGGTGCGGATATTTATTTAAAATTAGAGTCCTTTAATCCAGGTGGCAGTGTAAAAGATAGAATTGCATTAAATATGATAGAGACTGCTGAAGAAGAAGGGAAACTGGAATCTGGTGGTACAATTATAGAACCTACCAGTGGTAATACTGGTATTGGGCTTGCTTTAATTGGTGCAGCTAAAGGTTATAATGTGATTTTGACTATGCCTGATTCTATGAGTAAAGAACGAAGAAAGTTGCTTAGTGCATATGGAGCAGAAATTGTTTTAACTCCTGGTAGTGAAGGAATGCCCGGTGCTATAGAAAAAGCGGAAGAATTAGTTGCTGACAATGATAGCTACTTTATGCCGCAGCAGTTTGCTAATCCAGCTAATCCGCAAATTCATCGTGAAACTACTGCCCAGGAGATTTTAGAGGCTATGGGTGGGAATTTAGATGCTTTTGTAGCAGGAGTTGGAACCGGAGGAACCATTACAGGAGTAGGAGAAGTTTTAAAGGAAGAACTTGATAGTGTTAAAGTAATTGCAGTAGAACCGATTGATTCACCTGTTATTAATGGTGGCGAACCTGGTCCTCATAAAATTCAGGGAATTGGTGCTGGTTTTATTCCTGATGTATTAAATGTTGAATTATTGGATAAAACAGTTCAAATATCGAATGATGAGGCTATGGAAACTGCCCGACAGTTGGCAGCTGAAGAAGGAATTTTAGCTGGTATTTCTTCTGGAGCAGCAGTAGCAGCAGCAATTAGGATAGCCAAAGAGTTAGGATCAGATAAGCAAGTTCTTACTATAGCTCCAGATACAGGTGAAAGATATTTAAGTATGTCTTTATTTGAAACTGAGTAA
- the lgt gene encoding prolipoprotein diacylglyceryl transferase: MQTILFKLGPVSVSLFGTFVALGIMVGFYILNKEAGRKRLNQDKIFNLAFYNIIVGIIGARLYYVFVFDPGYYLKHLSDIFMIHQGGLSIQGALIAAVLFSIVYIKLKELFFWEVADTFVPAIILGQAIGRIGCDVFGVSMDKNFFWGVKINNQLLHPVQIYEVLLNYILFILLWNYRDKIKYNGQLFLYYLIGFSLNRGIVEFFRINPIVIKPFTIAHVTSLVIICGALVTMVYINESNIDNFQSNRIEAKGKLIDNILLMGGMVLSIITYYGIY; the protein is encoded by the coding sequence ATGCAGACTATATTATTCAAATTAGGACCTGTATCAGTGAGTTTATTTGGTACATTTGTGGCATTAGGAATAATGGTTGGATTTTATATCTTAAATAAAGAAGCTGGTAGAAAGAGATTAAACCAAGATAAGATCTTTAATTTAGCTTTTTATAACATTATTGTTGGAATAATTGGGGCAAGATTATATTATGTTTTTGTTTTTGACCCAGGTTATTATCTTAAGCATCTCAGTGATATTTTTATGATTCACCAGGGGGGATTATCTATTCAGGGGGCATTAATAGCAGCTGTTTTATTTAGTATAGTCTATATAAAACTTAAAGAATTATTCTTTTGGGAAGTAGCAGATACCTTTGTTCCAGCAATAATTTTAGGACAAGCTATTGGTAGGATTGGCTGTGATGTGTTTGGAGTTTCAATGGATAAGAACTTTTTCTGGGGAGTAAAGATTAACAATCAATTATTACATCCGGTGCAGATATATGAAGTGTTGCTAAATTATATTTTATTTATACTATTGTGGAATTATAGAGATAAGATAAAGTATAATGGGCAATTATTCTTATATTATTTGATTGGTTTTTCACTTAATAGAGGAATAGTAGAATTCTTTAGGATTAATCCTATAGTAATCAAGCCGTTTACAATTGCTCATGTTACTAGCTTAGTTATAATTTGCGGTGCTTTAGTTACTATGGTTTATATTAATGAATCTAATATTGATAATTTTCAATCAAATAGAATAGAAGCCAAAGGAAAACTAATAGATAATATATTACTGATGGGAGGTATGGTTTTATCAATTATAACTTATTATGGTATCTATTAA
- a CDS encoding YHS domain-containing protein — protein MGTVGYVLFFGIMFWIMHKGGGCCGGHHGSSTAGQHSQGTGNEENNKSSNSNEVVEMVYDPVCGMHIEKNNSIIRRTSGEIYYFCSEECARNFVVDDDK, from the coding sequence ATGGGAACGGTAGGATATGTGCTGTTTTTTGGAATTATGTTTTGGATAATGCACAAGGGCGGAGGCTGCTGTGGAGGACATCATGGTTCTAGTACTGCTGGGCAACATAGCCAAGGAACCGGTAATGAAGAGAATAATAAAAGTAGTAATAGTAATGAAGTAGTCGAGATGGTTTATGATCCTGTTTGTGGAATGCATATTGAAAAGAATAATTCCATTATTAGAAGAACTAGTGGAGAGATATATTATTTTTGTAGTGAAGAATGTGCTAGAAACTTTGTAGTTGATGACGATAAATAA
- a CDS encoding SHOCT domain-containing protein — translation MMHGWSYGMRGFFGGGMLMMGLFWLVIIGLFIYLVKNKSDFLTNKQQLEAKETPIEIARKRYAKGEISKEEFQEIKAELKD, via the coding sequence ATGATGCATGGTTGGAGTTATGGAATGAGAGGATTTTTTGGAGGAGGAATGTTGATGATGGGATTATTTTGGTTAGTTATTATTGGGCTATTTATTTACTTGGTGAAAAATAAAAGTGACTTTTTAACTAATAAACAGCAGCTTGAAGCTAAAGAAACCCCGATAGAGATTGCTAGAAAAAGATATGCTAAAGGTGAGATAAGTAAAGAAGAATTTCAAGAAATTAAAGCTGAATTGAAAGATTAA
- a CDS encoding Spy/CpxP family protein refolding chaperone has protein sequence MKKSLSLGLIMILVVGVSVLAFAHGGGYGNNGGEDYYRDELNLSADQLNKMEDIENKYYEKVDNIIDDLREQNYKLRDLYFDKDSTRAKIIKMQNKINQLQDNLFELRTEMYLDLRQILTANQLERMEDNGFMGFGHMMFGGNGSFGHHGGHMNGHRMMYEHGMMGW, from the coding sequence ATGAAAAAGTCATTAAGTTTAGGGTTAATTATGATATTAGTTGTAGGTGTTTCAGTTTTGGCTTTTGCTCATGGCGGTGGATATGGAAATAATGGCGGTGAAGATTATTATCGAGATGAGTTGAACTTATCAGCAGATCAATTGAATAAAATGGAAGATATAGAGAATAAATATTATGAGAAAGTAGATAATATTATTGATGATTTAAGAGAACAGAATTATAAATTAAGAGATTTATATTTTGATAAGGATAGTACTCGAGCAAAGATAATCAAAATGCAGAATAAAATTAATCAACTACAAGATAATTTATTTGAACTAAGGACTGAGATGTATTTGGATTTAAGACAAATCTTAACTGCTAATCAGTTAGAAAGAATGGAAGATAATGGCTTTATGGGATTTGGACATATGATGTTTGGAGGGAATGGCAGTTTTGGACATCATGGAGGTCATATGAACGGTCATAGAATGATGTATGAACATGGAATGATGGGATGGTAA
- a CDS encoding copper ion binding protein translates to MKKLSIDVEGMSCSHCKNSVEKALTDSAGVESAEVDLDAESVTVKFDDSKVQKDGLKEAIEDAGPYKVNKGGD, encoded by the coding sequence ATGAAGAAATTGAGTATTGATGTAGAAGGAATGTCTTGTAGTCATTGTAAGAACTCGGTGGAGAAAGCATTAACTGATTCAGCAGGAGTTGAATCTGCTGAGGTGGATTTAGATGCGGAGTCAGTAACAGTTAAGTTTGATGATTCTAAAGTACAAAAGGATGGTTTAAAGGAAGCGATTGAAGATGCGGGTCCATATAAAGTAAATAAGGGCGGTGATTAA
- a CDS encoding heavy metal translocating P-type ATPase, which yields MSDTQGLNKNTLKIADMTCAACAQRVEQALNDVEGVTEATVNFATEKAIVKYKSEQVNVEDLVNIVEDTGYEVIEDDEQEETNELDKDAKKVEEAKNKMLWSWGLTIPIILWMIPEMFLGIAWPNEMIYQLGMIALAMPILLWVGRNTYYTAYKAISHGSANMDVLIAMGTGAAFITGPASFFTPIASYAGVAGMIMTFHLTGRYIETKAKGRASEAIKKLLELEAKTAIVVRKGEEVEIPIDEVEVGDIMIVKPGEKVPTDGEIVEGESAIDESMATGESMPVKKTVGDEVIGATINQRGLIKVEATKVGKDTFLSQVIKMVEEAQGTKVPIQEFADRITSIFVPTVLIIAALTFVLWLLFPTALREVTTWAAAYLPWVNPNLGLITGAIFATVAVLVIACPCALGLATPTALMVGTGMGAENGVLIRKGEAIQTLKEVHTIVFDKTGTITEGHPAVTDLVPNDEFNEGELLQLAASVEAGSEHPLGEAIVRKAEKEEVEIEEISDFEAITGKGVQAEVGDRQVFVGSRRLMNEKEMDVSQVEDEMKELEKEAKTAMLIGVGNQLAGIIAVADPLKEDSKQAIAELRDLGLETAMITGDNKRTAKAIADQVGIDHVVAEVLPDGKVDEIMKLQDKFGTIAMVGDGINDAPALTQANVGIAIGTGTDIAIESSDVTLVRGDLSSVITAIKLSRATFRKIKQNLFWAFIYNTIAIPIAILGLLHPIIAEAAMATSSISVVTNANLLRGVDVQPRYLEE from the coding sequence ATGTCAGATACTCAAGGATTAAATAAAAACACCTTAAAGATAGCTGATATGACTTGTGCTGCTTGTGCTCAACGTGTAGAACAGGCTTTAAATGATGTGGAGGGAGTAACTGAGGCTACAGTTAATTTTGCTACTGAGAAGGCTATAGTGAAATATAAATCGGAACAAGTTAATGTTGAAGACTTAGTGAATATAGTAGAAGATACTGGATATGAGGTTATTGAAGATGATGAGCAGGAAGAAACTAATGAACTAGATAAAGATGCCAAAAAAGTAGAGGAAGCAAAAAATAAAATGTTGTGGAGTTGGGGATTGACAATTCCAATTATTTTGTGGATGATCCCAGAAATGTTTTTGGGAATTGCTTGGCCAAATGAAATGATATATCAATTGGGAATGATTGCTTTAGCAATGCCTATTTTATTATGGGTTGGACGAAATACTTATTATACTGCTTATAAGGCTATATCCCATGGTAGTGCCAATATGGATGTTTTAATTGCTATGGGAACTGGAGCAGCCTTTATAACTGGACCGGCTAGCTTTTTTACTCCAATTGCTAGTTATGCCGGAGTGGCAGGAATGATTATGACTTTTCATTTAACTGGACGTTATATTGAAACTAAGGCTAAAGGTAGGGCTTCTGAAGCAATTAAGAAATTATTAGAATTAGAGGCTAAAACTGCTATAGTAGTACGCAAGGGAGAAGAAGTAGAAATTCCGATTGATGAAGTAGAAGTCGGAGACATAATGATTGTTAAACCGGGAGAAAAGGTTCCTACTGATGGAGAAATTGTTGAAGGAGAGAGTGCTATAGATGAATCAATGGCTACCGGAGAGTCAATGCCGGTAAAAAAGACAGTAGGTGACGAAGTGATTGGAGCTACGATTAATCAGCGAGGTTTAATTAAAGTTGAGGCTACTAAAGTTGGGAAAGATACTTTTCTATCTCAAGTTATTAAGATGGTTGAAGAAGCCCAAGGGACCAAGGTGCCGATTCAAGAATTTGCCGATAGAATAACTAGTATTTTTGTTCCAACAGTATTAATTATAGCTGCTTTAACTTTTGTATTGTGGTTGCTATTTCCAACTGCTTTAAGGGAAGTTACCACTTGGGCAGCAGCGTATTTGCCTTGGGTTAATCCGAATTTAGGGTTAATTACTGGAGCTATTTTTGCTACAGTAGCTGTTTTAGTAATTGCTTGTCCCTGTGCTTTAGGTTTAGCGACTCCAACTGCTCTAATGGTTGGTACTGGTATGGGAGCTGAAAATGGTGTTTTAATTAGAAAAGGAGAAGCAATTCAGACATTAAAAGAGGTGCATACCATTGTTTTTGATAAGACTGGTACCATAACTGAAGGTCATCCGGCAGTAACTGATTTAGTGCCTAATGATGAATTTAACGAAGGGGAATTATTACAGTTAGCTGCTAGCGTAGAAGCTGGTTCTGAACATCCATTAGGAGAAGCGATAGTAAGAAAGGCTGAAAAAGAAGAGGTGGAAATAGAAGAAATATCAGATTTTGAAGCAATCACAGGAAAAGGCGTGCAGGCTGAGGTTGGTGATAGGCAAGTATTTGTAGGTAGTAGAAGGTTAATGAACGAAAAAGAAATGGATGTGTCACAAGTAGAAGATGAGATGAAAGAGTTGGAAAAAGAAGCTAAAACTGCTATGTTAATAGGGGTAGGTAATCAGTTAGCTGGAATTATAGCAGTAGCAGATCCGTTAAAAGAAGATTCTAAACAGGCAATTGCTGAGTTAAGAGATTTAGGATTAGAAACTGCAATGATTACTGGAGATAATAAACGAACTGCTAAAGCAATTGCTGATCAGGTAGGAATTGACCATGTAGTAGCCGAAGTCTTACCTGATGGTAAGGTAGATGAGATTATGAAGTTACAGGATAAATTTGGGACAATTGCTATGGTAGGAGATGGAATTAATGATGCTCCAGCTTTAACCCAAGCTAATGTAGGAATTGCCATTGGAACAGGGACAGATATTGCCATTGAATCTTCTGATGTTACTCTAGTAAGAGGGGATTTATCGTCTGTAATTACAGCTATTAAATTATCCCGCGCTACATTTAGAAAGATTAAACAGAATCTATTCTGGGCCTTTATCTATAATACGATTGCTATTCCAATAGCAATTTTGGGTTTATTACATCCAATCATAGCCGAGGCAGCAATGGCAACTAGTTCTATTAGTGTAGTTACTAATGCAAATCTATTGCGAGGTGTTGATGTACAACCGAGATATTTAGAAGAATAA
- the feoB gene encoding ferrous iron transport protein B, with protein sequence MDCCDIIHQIDIPEEADKVVLVGNPNVGKSIFFNDFTGTYVDVSNYPGTTLDISSGKCKDKVVLDTPGVYGVSSFNDEERVARDVILSADIVVNVVDAVHLERDLFLTQQIIDMDIPVVIALNMMDEAQQNGLDIDVSKLSEELGVPVIPTVAPEGKGLEEVKEAIDTAQKGEASLSEEVETELSEMALNRREGLLNLEGDIHVSARNNLEPADKKEEIYQQRRRRVNEITEKVINQATEDVSFKTKLGRWMVRPITGIPMLLVALYALYEFIGVFVAQTVVGFTEGTLFAGTYEPFIRSIIKNLVAVDSLLGKLLIGEFGILTMAVTYTFGLLLPLVIGFHLFLSLLEDSGYLPRIAALVDRVLTSLGMNGRAIIPMLLGFGCVTMATITTRLLGSKRERIIAVFLLGLAIPCSAQLGVIVGLIAPLGIKYFIIYIATIALVYILSGTFLNRVMPGKSTDLLIDLPPLRWPKFSNVLRKTYIKSKSFIKEAGPIFVVGAVLVTVMQEFGILKAIQELVAPITVGWLELPKEAATAFIMGIVRRDFGAAGLTDLAMTPVQTVVSLITITLFVPCIAAMMIMIKERSWKESIAIWFGSWITAFVVGGIVAKIL encoded by the coding sequence ATGGATTGTTGTGATATTATCCATCAAATCGATATACCAGAAGAAGCAGATAAAGTTGTACTAGTAGGGAATCCAAATGTAGGTAAGTCTATTTTCTTTAATGATTTTACAGGAACTTATGTGGATGTATCCAATTATCCCGGAACTACTTTGGATATCAGTTCTGGAAAATGCAAAGATAAAGTAGTACTTGATACCCCAGGAGTGTATGGAGTATCATCGTTTAATGATGAAGAAAGAGTAGCTCGAGATGTAATTTTATCGGCAGATATAGTAGTTAATGTTGTAGATGCTGTACATTTGGAGCGGGACTTATTTTTAACGCAGCAGATTATAGATATGGATATTCCGGTAGTAATAGCATTAAATATGATGGATGAAGCTCAACAAAATGGCTTAGATATTGATGTTAGCAAGTTAAGTGAGGAGCTGGGAGTACCAGTTATTCCTACCGTAGCTCCTGAAGGAAAAGGGCTAGAAGAAGTTAAAGAAGCTATTGATACTGCTCAAAAGGGAGAGGCAAGTTTATCCGAAGAAGTAGAAACTGAATTAAGTGAAATGGCCCTTAATCGTCGCGAGGGATTACTAAATCTAGAAGGAGATATTCATGTATCTGCCAGAAATAATTTAGAACCTGCAGATAAGAAAGAAGAAATTTATCAGCAGCGGCGTAGAAGAGTAAATGAAATTACTGAAAAAGTTATTAATCAAGCTACAGAAGATGTTAGTTTTAAGACTAAATTGGGCCGTTGGATGGTTAGACCGATAACGGGAATTCCGATGCTATTGGTAGCTTTATATGCTTTATATGAGTTTATTGGGGTTTTTGTAGCCCAGACAGTGGTTGGTTTTACGGAAGGGACTTTATTTGCTGGTACTTATGAACCATTTATTAGAAGTATTATTAAAAATTTAGTAGCTGTTGATTCTTTACTAGGTAAATTATTAATTGGTGAATTTGGGATATTAACAATGGCTGTAACATATACTTTTGGTTTATTACTTCCATTAGTAATTGGGTTTCATTTATTTTTATCTTTATTAGAAGATTCAGGTTATTTACCTAGGATTGCTGCGTTAGTTGATAGAGTACTTACCTCATTAGGGATGAATGGGCGAGCTATTATTCCTATGTTATTAGGTTTTGGCTGTGTAACAATGGCTACTATTACTACTCGGTTGCTAGGTTCTAAACGAGAGCGGATTATTGCTGTCTTTTTATTAGGATTAGCTATTCCATGTTCAGCTCAGTTGGGAGTAATTGTAGGTTTGATTGCTCCTTTGGGGATTAAGTATTTTATAATTTATATAGCCACTATTGCTTTAGTTTATATACTTAGTGGAACCTTTTTAAATCGAGTAATGCCTGGTAAGTCTACTGATTTACTAATAGATTTACCTCCGCTTAGATGGCCGAAGTTTAGTAATGTACTGCGAAAGACTTATATTAAATCTAAGTCTTTTATTAAAGAAGCAGGACCAATCTTTGTAGTAGGAGCAGTATTAGTAACAGTAATGCAGGAATTTGGTATATTGAAAGCAATTCAAGAATTAGTGGCTCCAATCACTGTAGGTTGGCTAGAATTACCAAAAGAGGCGGCTACTGCCTTCATTATGGGAATTGTTCGCCGTGATTTTGGAGCTGCAGGATTAACTGATTTAGCAATGACTCCAGTTCAAACAGTAGTTTCATTAATTACTATTACTTTATTTGTCCCCTGTATTGCAGCAATGATGATTATGATTAAAGAAAGAAGCTGGAAAGAATCGATAGCTATCTGGTTTGGAAGTTGGATTACTGCTTTTGTTGTTGGTGGAATTGTAGCTAAAATATTGTAA
- a CDS encoding FeoA family protein, whose protein sequence is MTLADVKRGDEFQITTIPEENIRAQALRFGISEGSEVSCAEKVPGGPVVVTRNLQEIAVGRNLAEQIRIKLQGREDK, encoded by the coding sequence ATGACTTTAGCTGATGTTAAACGAGGAGATGAATTTCAGATTACTACTATTCCTGAGGAAAATATACGAGCTCAGGCATTGAGGTTTGGAATTTCGGAAGGATCTGAAGTTTCTTGTGCGGAAAAAGTACCTGGAGGACCAGTTGTTGTAACTAGAAATTTACAAGAAATAGCTGTAGGAAGAAATTTAGCAGAACAGATAAGAATTAAATTACAAGGAAGAGAGGATAAATAA
- the mnmA gene encoding tRNA 2-thiouridine(34) synthase MnmA — protein MLNQNRVVVAMSGGVDSSLAAAILKEKGYEVIGITMKIWPSEETPVDNENSCCSLSAVEDARSVAYKLDIPFYVVNFEDLFKRTVIKNFKEEYSQARTPNPCVVCNKVIKFSAFLNKAKELGAYYMATGHYAKIIQNDTGRYLLKRAADLDKDQTYMLYNLTQEQLEHTMFPLSDHTKSKTRDLAKDYNLRVHDKPESQEICFIPDDNYRRFLKENYPEIIESGPILDLEGNKLGKHRGLPFYTIGQRRGLGLESNKKWYVVDMDSDRNALIVGDNEDVFKEELIVEKINWISIEKLTESKKVQAKIRYNSPSAEATLYPVDKNTVKVVFEEPQRAITPGQSAVFYNEDIVVGGGVIKE, from the coding sequence ATGTTGAATCAAAATAGAGTAGTAGTGGCAATGAGCGGGGGGGTAGATAGTTCTTTAGCTGCAGCAATATTGAAGGAAAAAGGATATGAGGTTATAGGTATTACAATGAAAATTTGGCCTTCAGAAGAAACGCCTGTTGATAATGAAAATAGTTGTTGTTCTCTTTCAGCTGTAGAAGATGCTCGAAGCGTAGCCTATAAATTAGATATTCCTTTTTATGTAGTTAATTTTGAGGATTTATTTAAAAGAACAGTAATTAAAAATTTTAAAGAAGAATATTCTCAAGCTCGAACGCCAAATCCCTGTGTAGTTTGTAATAAAGTAATTAAATTTAGTGCATTTTTAAATAAAGCTAAAGAGCTAGGAGCGTATTATATGGCTACCGGACATTATGCAAAAATAATTCAAAATGATACTGGAAGATATTTATTGAAGAGAGCTGCTGATTTGGATAAAGATCAGACATATATGTTGTATAATTTGACCCAGGAGCAATTAGAACATACCATGTTTCCTTTATCAGACCACACCAAATCAAAGACAAGAGATTTAGCAAAAGATTATAATCTAAGAGTTCATGATAAACCTGAAAGTCAGGAGATTTGTTTTATTCCTGATGATAATTATCGAAGATTTTTGAAGGAAAATTATCCAGAAATTATTGAATCAGGACCGATACTTGATTTAGAAGGAAATAAGCTAGGAAAACATAGAGGTTTACCATTTTATACAATTGGTCAGCGTAGAGGATTAGGATTAGAAAGTAATAAAAAGTGGTATGTAGTAGATATGGATTCAGATCGGAACGCTTTGATTGTAGGGGATAATGAAGATGTATTTAAAGAAGAATTAATTGTAGAAAAAATAAACTGGATTTCAATTGAGAAGTTAACTGAATCGAAGAAAGTGCAGGCTAAAATAAGATATAATTCTCCTTCAGCTGAAGCTACCTTATATCCAGTAGATAAAAATACAGTTAAAGTAGTTTTTGAAGAACCTCAGCGGGCAATTACTCCCGGGCAGTCTGCGGTATTTTATAATGAAGATATAGTAGTAGGTGGAGGGGTAATTAAAGAATAA
- a CDS encoding RrF2 family transcriptional regulator, with protein MKLSTKGRYGVRAMFDLVLQQGEGPIPLKEIAERQKISENYLEQLIAVLKNDGLVKSVRGAYGGYLLAKSPDKISIGDIIRALEGPVAFADCVEGESCEFKNDCVIELIWQEIKQEIDGILDSFTLEDLQQKVVKVKNDNKHRNMYYI; from the coding sequence ATGAAGCTCTCCACTAAAGGAAGATATGGGGTGCGGGCTATGTTCGATTTGGTTCTTCAACAAGGGGAAGGCCCAATTCCTCTTAAGGAAATTGCTGAGAGACAGAAGATATCTGAAAATTATCTGGAACAGTTGATTGCAGTTTTAAAGAATGACGGATTAGTAAAGAGTGTTCGCGGAGCTTATGGCGGATATTTATTGGCTAAATCGCCGGATAAGATATCTATTGGAGATATTATTAGGGCTTTGGAAGGTCCAGTTGCCTTTGCTGATTGTGTAGAAGGAGAGAGTTGTGAATTTAAAAATGACTGTGTAATTGAGTTAATTTGGCAAGAGATTAAACAAGAAATAGATGGTATATTAGATTCATTTACGTTAGAAGATTTACAACAGAAAGTGGTTAAGGTTAAAAATGATAATAAGCATAGGAATATGTATTATATTTAA